In Podospora pseudopauciseta strain CBS 411.78 chromosome 2 map unlocalized CBS411.78m_2, whole genome shotgun sequence, the genomic stretch GGTCGGCTGCATCTGCTGGGTCTTGGGCGTCTGGATCGTCCTCCTTACTCGTTGGTTCCTCGATATCACCCATAAGCCCAATGAGATAGCGGCCGGTGCTAAGAGAAGGCTGTCGTGATTTGGGAGCCTCTTCCGAAGTGGGAATCTGCTGTTCGCTGGCCTCAGCGGCTGGGACCTCTTGTTCCGCAGCTGGAGTAATTTCCGTGATCCTTTTCCCAGTCAGAGACCAAGATGTCCCGTATCCCATCTTCATGTACCCAAAAAGTGTATCCATACCGCCCTTTCCTGCTTCATCGGCACCCTTTGAAGATTCACCACTACTTCTAGAAGATGCagcctgttgttgttgttgttgttgttgttgcttgccctccttagcagcagcggcagccttCCTTCCAGcagctcttctccttctcgcaGCCTGTGATCGAGTCGCAGTAGGGCTGTCGTTCACTCCATATGCATTCTCCCCAAACATATACATATCTTCCATCCAGAATGTCAGGGCCCTCAAGGAATTCCTGGACAGCGCTCCAGTCCCGAGAAAAACCGCTCCATCTTCCGCTCCAGGTTCAATTCCGTTTCCAAGCCACTTTTCATCTTCCTCATTATCTTGCTCATCTTCAGAAGGAGCCTTTCCATATCTTCCGACGACCAAGTCAACCAGCCCTTCTGTTCTTTCGACCAACCCTTCCAATACTTCCCTCTCCCCGCTGCCcctttcttcctccccaaccccgaTCCCCAGCTCTCCACAGGCAGCAATCTTGATACCCCCAAACACGGCGCACGCCGGATTACCGTGGAGCATCACATTCCAGGTACTGAGAAACAGATCCCAGTACCGCCCCAACACCGCCACAAACTTTTGCCTCTGCGTCTTGACAAACAAGGCCGAAAGCGAGCTAGCATGATGCAGCAAAAACACCGAATGTGCCCTCAGTAAATTCTGCAACAACAGCGACGTAGGCTTCACTTCCCTGGAGCTATACTCCATCTTCCTTTCCGCCCCTGCCTCCCCAGTACTAGCAGAAGGCAGCTGCGTAAGATCAATCGACTATCCCGCTCATCTTGTCAGTAACATACTTCACCTCCCCATGCcaggcaaaagaaaaaaatagtaaaaaactCACAGCCaaaatccaccaccccggcTCCAACtcatacaccaccaccctcctcctctccgtctcaatcccctccaccgcctttCCCCCCGCAAAACCCCTACTAAACTCCACCATCCCCTGCGCCAGCCCAACCTGCCTCAACCTCTCATTCCTAATCTCCCTTGACACCTGCTGCTCCATCCCACCAGTCAAAGACCGATGCCgtctcctcttctttttcaaACTCCCACCTTGCGACGAGGCATGCTGCTCGTTCAGCGAGGCATAATACACAATCTGGTCATTGACGCTGttctcatcatcgccgtcgTCGCCAGACCGCGAAGACAAGCTCGGGTTGTAAATCGCCAGAAACCCAAGCTGGGCCGGGATGATGGacggtgccgccgccggtggtgagatgatgggaggtggcaggagggaggggggtggtgctgccatttttttctctctttctatTTTGGTTTTCTTAAGGACCCAAAAGCCGATGCGCGGCGGTATAAGTTGAAAGATGATATATAACAAATCCCCAGCCTAGAAAGCCAGAGGGAGACAAAATGGCAGGTTAGGTAAGATAAGTTAGATACCGTCAGAGGTACTTGGGATCGCTTTACCCCGCCGGATCTGGCCTGTTGACAAGTCAGTACCTGTCGATGTTGACAGGGCGGGTCCAAATTGAAGAAATGGCAAGTTGCGCTTCCCCTCAAAACGGAGATAAATGGCAAGAGCACTGGACGAGACCCTCACAAGTGAGGGATGCTAGGTTAGGTACACACTGTGCATGTTGTTAGGGGAACGGCGCCGAAGGAGTGTCGTCATAGCGAGCGCCAATTGGCTGACCTCTATCTACACTGTGGAGATCCCCGCACTGTGGAGAACCGTCCACGTATTGTATCGGCGCGTCCGACACTAACAAACGATGGGAGCGTTGACCGGTTCAAAAACGGTCAATAGCAAAACAGAGGCCAAGTCATGATACTTGAAATTGAATTCTTGTCATCAAATATGACCGACTGTACACGCTAGAAGAACATATACTCAAGTCCCCTCGCAAACCGAACATGCCCGCCCACTCAAGAACTCCGATTCACAGCGCCTCTCTCACTGACCTGAGAACCAAAAGCGCCCCTTGGATACCTCATCCACCCTGATGCGTAACAGAACACCTCCTACCCGGCCCAAATGcatgttgtgtgtgtgtattgTCCACCTGCCATCCATCGAACCTGCGATACAAAACCCAACAAGCACGCCGAATTAAAGCCCATATAACAAAACAAGAAATGAAAAAGAACACGAAGAAGGAAAGTACAAGAGGTCATGACGCGTAGAGGCATCTCAGTTAGTACACCTCGTTCGGGTATCATGCGCACCCGACAATGTTGAATGGAAATTAAAGCCGAGGTCGTAGTGCACCCCTTTGACGATGCTGAAAAAAACAATCCCGAAAAGCACAGGATTGCGTAAATAATGACAAAATACAACCGTCGGCGGCGATGGGGCGGTTACGTAGAAAAAAGCTTGGAAAACGCCAAACTCTTTAGACGTCAATCTCCATCCTCGAAGCGATGTCCTCGCTCACACCCCGCCCGAAGTGGCTGTCGTCGGCAGCCAGGTCGAGGTTGTCATCGTAATCGtagtcatcgtcgtcgtcgtagtGGTATGAGACGTCGCCGTCGGCATCGCGGTTCCATATTAAACCGTCATCCATGTCGTCGTCACTAATTTCGATCCGCTCGGCGACTCTATCGCCTAGCCAGAAGATGGCTCGCTTGTTCGCGCCAACAGTGTCATCATCCTGATTGTCGGCCCACGACTGGGTGCTTCCCCGCGACAGGAGGGCATGCGGTCTGACACTGGGGCTCTGGCTCATGACAGGCACGCCTCTAACGTGGATGTAGCAGACTCTCTTCAAGgccttgttgaagaagaagtagTGGAAGGCCCAGATGGCaccctcatcgtcctcaaaGGGGTCATTGGCGGGTTGGTATGAGAAGATGCTGCACTCCTTCAGATCCATCTCCTGGTCGATCAACGACCACATCTCAGGGCCCCAAGGTGGGGATGGTGAGACGCCCGTGTCAAACTCGGACACCTTGGAGGACGGGGAGTCGTAAGCGGCCATTGGGTCGAGGAAGTTGGTGTTTGGTCGCACGCTGCGGAGTGTGTTGTCAATGTGGGCCATGACGGAGCGCAAGACATTCTCGCGCTTGAAATCGCCCGGGCGGAGAACCTTGGAGAAGTCATAATC encodes the following:
- a CDS encoding uncharacterized protein (COG:S; EggNog:ENOG503P2JB) — translated: MAAPPPSLLPPPIISPPAAAPSIIPAQLGFLAIYNPSLSSRSGDDGDDENSVNDQIVYYASLNEQHASSQGGSLKKKRRRHRSLTGGMEQQVSREIRNERLRQVGLAQGMVEFSRGFAGGKAVEGIETERRRVVVYELEPGWWILASIDLTQLPSASTGEAGAERKMEYSSREVKPTSLLLQNLLRAHSVFLLHHASSLSALFVKTQRQKFVAVLGRYWDLFLSTWNVMLHGNPACAVFGGIKIAACGELGIGVGEEERGSGEREVLEGLVERTEGLVDLVVGRYGKAPSEDEQDNEEDEKWLGNGIEPGAEDGAVFLGTGALSRNSLRALTFWMEDMYMFGENAYGVNDSPTATRSQAARRRRAAGRKAAAAAKEGKQQQQQQQQQAASSRSSGESSKGADEAGKGGMDTLFGYMKMGYGTSWSLTGKRITEITPAAEQEVPAAEASEQQIPTSEEAPKSRQPSLSTGRYLIGLMGDIEEPTSKEDDPDAQDPADAADPNSRTLLRTLTVELEKEGEDKPESKMTKDLGSQNTELAEEGVPDKEGQPADTSNTEFDSQDRNKTKKLRVVVYANRPFIYIFLFQLRTDSLAWDGMYRSLHTQLAPLHKPLLSSTAYRPERPDVGGAAATAQIYDLVWDPKLLTIHSTIPNIPEPVSVTAHGVKKPGAWTRVESLNTHNQILNVYSNTRDDLSEFERTCKTSRGWWIVWTRILERSSKSTDGSLTPTITTATSTTGTATITGWVDGHGSSDGGGSEEGGQRGEVGVTKEIILIRRASDHGGGGLRGVSTSYIASGSAGGGEGGGGGWADGATKLAQGIGVDTRRYIEALLSLNR
- the MAF1 gene encoding RNA polymerase III-inhibiting protein maf1 (BUSCO:EOG09263FKC; COG:K; EggNog:ENOG503NXHA) — protein: MKQYLSLPAFDKVTSALNFDTPDCHIQGSCDLYTTKAAGSDKKLYKNISQSLESQHAALLKFDASLSPPRRSSMAASLNLERSSPFGSLNEVSNRRTFAYLIATLNASHTDYDFSKVLRPGDFKRENVLRSVMAHIDNTLRSVRPNTNFLDPMAAYDSPSSKVSEFDTGVSPSPPWGPEMWSLIDQEMDLKECSIFSYQPANDPFEDDEGAIWAFHYFFFNKALKRVCYIHVRGVPVMSQSPSVRPHALLSRGSTQSWADNQDDDTVGANKRAIFWLGDRVAERIEISDDDMDDGLIWNRDADGDVSYHYDDDDDYDYDDNLDLAADDSHFGRGVSEDIASRMEIDV